From one Planococcus citri chromosome 3, ihPlaCitr1.1, whole genome shotgun sequence genomic stretch:
- the Sema1a gene encoding semaphorin-1A isoform X1 translates to MSSSLLAVYFFVLFVCTLHQGQTAWQDNELAKISVVLGNHNVHRFVGNTTHTDYFKLVVRDGNSLLIAGRNAIYNVSATDLSLHQVLEWYSEQDPINMCILKGKNEENCQNYIRIVARTVSGRLLVCGTNSFKPLCREYAIQVGSYTNMLEKSGQAICPYDPRHNSTFIYVDNELYAGTVADFAGTDPIIYREPLQTEQYDSMSLNAPNFVNALTLGDFVYFFFRETAVEYINCGKAVFSRVARVCKHDRGGPHRFRNRWTSFLKSRLNCSVSGEFPFYFNEIQSTSDWIVGNYSGHEAHLVYGVFTTPANSITGSAICAFSLQDVSDTFEGNFKEQSELNSNWLPVMSSKVPDPRPGQCVNDSRTLPDLTLNFIKMHSLMDEAVPSYFKQPLFIRTAADHRFTHITVDPQIKTVGNKAYDVIFVGTDTGKVVKMVNAAAADSRDTVAPVVIEELQIFATNVSVRNLKIVRPDISKDGRLIVVSDNEVLSIPLHRCNDSRITSCSECVALQDPYCAWDKTVGSCRSVTPFKGPDEKFFFQNIANGVHQACPATGKILDKHASNLGGLSSNLKTASTSNSGRRSNNFQNVGGGGETDDVIVTEDNGGRYSINIWLLAIITGTLAALVAGFVAGFVCGRKCQKDDDDNIPYPDTEYEYFEQRQNVNVRRLQEPKLLPQEEVTYAEPVLVTPSSKTLNSSPKGTLRKQDNNLFSQFQNGENYYPTSAAHPANRPRDHFGTLRSQRDFARNDNGSGSLGYRDGFGTTRSVKKVYL, encoded by the exons taACGCAATCTACAATGTGAGCGCTACGGATCTTTCTTTACACCAA GTATTGGAATGGTATTCGGAGCAAGATCCTATCAATATGTGTATCCTGAAGGGTAAAAATGAG gAAAATTGTCAGAATTACATTAGAATCGTTGCGAGAACAGTATCCGGGAGATTACTAGTCTGCGGTACGAACTCATTTAAACCTCTATGTCGCGAATACGCTATTCAG GTCGGATCTTATACGAACATGTTGGAAAAATCTGGTCAAGCTATTTGCCCGTACGATCCTAGACATAACAGTACCTTCATCTATGTCG ATAACGAATTATACGCTGGCACGGTGGCCGATTTCGCTGGTACGGATCCGATCATCTATCGCGAACCGTTACAAACCGAGCAGTACGATTCGATGAGCTTGAACG CTCCTAATTTCGTGAACGCTCTGACGTTGGGTGATTTCGTTTATTTCTTCTTTCGAGAAACCGCCGTCGAATACATCAACTGTGGAAAG GCGGTATTTTCTAGAGTAGCTCGAGTCTGTAAACATGACCGAGGAGGACCGCATAGATTTCGTAACAGATGGACGTCGTTTTTGAAGTCGCGTTTGAATTGCTCAGTTTCCGGAGAATTTCCTTTCTATTTTAACgaaatac AATCAACCAGCGACTGGATCGTGGGTAATTATAGCGGACACGAAGCCCATCTGGTCTACGGAGTATTTACCACGCCGGCAAACAGCATCACCGGTTCGGCAATCTGCGCGTTTTCACTTCAAGACGTCAGCGACACGTTCGAGGGTAATTTTAAAGAACAATCCGAATTGAATTCCAATTGGCTTCCAGTTATGAGCTCCAAA GTTCCTGATCCGAGACCAGGTCAATGTGTTAATGATTCCAGAACGTTACCAGATCtaactttgaattttattaaaatgcatTCGTTGATGGATGAAGCGGTTCCGTCGTATTTCAAGCAGCCTTTGTTTATTCGTACTGCTGCCGA TCATAGATTTACTCATATAACCGTCGATCCTCAAATTAAAACTGTCGGAAATAAAGCCTACGATGTGATATTCGTCGGAACAG ATACTGGTAAAGTAGTTAAAATGGTGAACGCTGCGGCTGCCGATTCTCGCGATACTGTCGCGCCAGTTGTCATCGAAGAATTGCAAATATTCGCTACCAATGTTTCCGtgcggaatttgaaaatcgttcgaCCGGATATTTCGAAAGATGGAAGACTGATTGTTGTATCAGATAATGAAGTGTTGTCAATTCCATTGCATCGGTGTAACGATAGCAGAATAACGTCGTGCAG CGAATGCGTCGCATTACAAGACCCATATTGCGCCTGGGACAAAACAGTCGGCTCGTGCAGATCAGTCACACCTTTCAAAGGGCcagatgaaaaattcttctttcaAAACATCGCCAACGGTGTCCATCAAGCTTGCCCAGCCA CAGGTAAAATCCTGGACAAACACGCGAGCAATTTAGGCGGCTTATCGTCCAATTTGAAGACTGCATCGACTTCCAACAGTGGCCGTagatcgaataattttcaaaacg TCGGCGGCGGCGGTGAAACGGACGACGTTATCGTGACGGAAGATAACGGCGGACGTTACTCGATCAATATCTGGTTACTGGCCATAATAACTGGCACGCTGGCGGCGTTGGTCGCTGGCTTCGTTGCGGGCTTCGTTTGCGGTCGAAAATGCCaaaaagacgacgacgacaacattCCGTATCCGGATACCGAGTACGAATATTTCGAACAAAGGCAAAACGTCAACGT GAGACGTTTGCAAGAGCCGAAATTATTACCGCAAGAAGAAGTCACGTACGCTGAACCTGTACTAGTCACGCCGTCGAGTAAAACTTTGAACAGTTCGCCGAAAGGTACGCTGCGTAAACAAGACAATAATCTATTTAGTCAGTtccaaaatggagaaaattattACCCTACTTCGGCCGCACATCCGGCCAATCGACCCCGTGATCATTTCGGAACGTTGCGTTCGCAAAGAGATTTTGCAAGG AACGACAACGGATCCGGTTCGCTGGGATACCGAGATGGTTTCGGAACGACCAGAAGTGTGAAAAAGGTTTACCTTTGA
- the Sema1a gene encoding semaphorin-1A isoform X2, protein MSSSLLAVYFFVLFVCTLHQGQTAWQDNELAKISVVLGNHNVHRFVGNTTHTDYFKLVVRDGNSLLIAGRNAIYNVSATDLSLHQVLEWYSEQDPINMCILKGKNEENCQNYIRIVARTVSGRLLVCGTNSFKPLCREYAIQVGSYTNMLEKSGQAICPYDPRHNSTFIYVDNELYAGTVADFAGTDPIIYREPLQTEQYDSMSLNAPNFVNALTLGDFVYFFFRETAVEYINCGKAVFSRVARVCKHDRGGPHRFRNRWTSFLKSRLNCSVSGEFPFYFNEIQSTSDWIVGNYSGHEAHLVYGVFTTPANSITGSAICAFSLQDVSDTFEGNFKEQSELNSNWLPVMSSKVPDPRPGQCVNDSRTLPDLTLNFIKMHSLMDEAVPSYFKQPLFIRTAADHRFTHITVDPQIKTVGNKAYDVIFVGTDTGKVVKMVNAAAADSRDTVAPVVIEELQIFATNVSVRNLKIVRPDISKDGRLIVVSDNEVLSIPLHRCNDSRITSCSECVALQDPYCAWDKTVGSCRSVTPFKGPDEKFFFQNIANGVHQACPASKILDKHASNLGGLSSNLKTASTSNSGRRSNNFQNVGGGGETDDVIVTEDNGGRYSINIWLLAIITGTLAALVAGFVAGFVCGRKCQKDDDDNIPYPDTEYEYFEQRQNVNVRRLQEPKLLPQEEVTYAEPVLVTPSSKTLNSSPKGTLRKQDNNLFSQFQNGENYYPTSAAHPANRPRDHFGTLRSQRDFARNDNGSGSLGYRDGFGTTRSVKKVYL, encoded by the exons taACGCAATCTACAATGTGAGCGCTACGGATCTTTCTTTACACCAA GTATTGGAATGGTATTCGGAGCAAGATCCTATCAATATGTGTATCCTGAAGGGTAAAAATGAG gAAAATTGTCAGAATTACATTAGAATCGTTGCGAGAACAGTATCCGGGAGATTACTAGTCTGCGGTACGAACTCATTTAAACCTCTATGTCGCGAATACGCTATTCAG GTCGGATCTTATACGAACATGTTGGAAAAATCTGGTCAAGCTATTTGCCCGTACGATCCTAGACATAACAGTACCTTCATCTATGTCG ATAACGAATTATACGCTGGCACGGTGGCCGATTTCGCTGGTACGGATCCGATCATCTATCGCGAACCGTTACAAACCGAGCAGTACGATTCGATGAGCTTGAACG CTCCTAATTTCGTGAACGCTCTGACGTTGGGTGATTTCGTTTATTTCTTCTTTCGAGAAACCGCCGTCGAATACATCAACTGTGGAAAG GCGGTATTTTCTAGAGTAGCTCGAGTCTGTAAACATGACCGAGGAGGACCGCATAGATTTCGTAACAGATGGACGTCGTTTTTGAAGTCGCGTTTGAATTGCTCAGTTTCCGGAGAATTTCCTTTCTATTTTAACgaaatac AATCAACCAGCGACTGGATCGTGGGTAATTATAGCGGACACGAAGCCCATCTGGTCTACGGAGTATTTACCACGCCGGCAAACAGCATCACCGGTTCGGCAATCTGCGCGTTTTCACTTCAAGACGTCAGCGACACGTTCGAGGGTAATTTTAAAGAACAATCCGAATTGAATTCCAATTGGCTTCCAGTTATGAGCTCCAAA GTTCCTGATCCGAGACCAGGTCAATGTGTTAATGATTCCAGAACGTTACCAGATCtaactttgaattttattaaaatgcatTCGTTGATGGATGAAGCGGTTCCGTCGTATTTCAAGCAGCCTTTGTTTATTCGTACTGCTGCCGA TCATAGATTTACTCATATAACCGTCGATCCTCAAATTAAAACTGTCGGAAATAAAGCCTACGATGTGATATTCGTCGGAACAG ATACTGGTAAAGTAGTTAAAATGGTGAACGCTGCGGCTGCCGATTCTCGCGATACTGTCGCGCCAGTTGTCATCGAAGAATTGCAAATATTCGCTACCAATGTTTCCGtgcggaatttgaaaatcgttcgaCCGGATATTTCGAAAGATGGAAGACTGATTGTTGTATCAGATAATGAAGTGTTGTCAATTCCATTGCATCGGTGTAACGATAGCAGAATAACGTCGTGCAG CGAATGCGTCGCATTACAAGACCCATATTGCGCCTGGGACAAAACAGTCGGCTCGTGCAGATCAGTCACACCTTTCAAAGGGCcagatgaaaaattcttctttcaAAACATCGCCAACGGTGTCCATCAAGCTTGCCCAGCCA GTAAAATCCTGGACAAACACGCGAGCAATTTAGGCGGCTTATCGTCCAATTTGAAGACTGCATCGACTTCCAACAGTGGCCGTagatcgaataattttcaaaacg TCGGCGGCGGCGGTGAAACGGACGACGTTATCGTGACGGAAGATAACGGCGGACGTTACTCGATCAATATCTGGTTACTGGCCATAATAACTGGCACGCTGGCGGCGTTGGTCGCTGGCTTCGTTGCGGGCTTCGTTTGCGGTCGAAAATGCCaaaaagacgacgacgacaacattCCGTATCCGGATACCGAGTACGAATATTTCGAACAAAGGCAAAACGTCAACGT GAGACGTTTGCAAGAGCCGAAATTATTACCGCAAGAAGAAGTCACGTACGCTGAACCTGTACTAGTCACGCCGTCGAGTAAAACTTTGAACAGTTCGCCGAAAGGTACGCTGCGTAAACAAGACAATAATCTATTTAGTCAGTtccaaaatggagaaaattattACCCTACTTCGGCCGCACATCCGGCCAATCGACCCCGTGATCATTTCGGAACGTTGCGTTCGCAAAGAGATTTTGCAAGG AACGACAACGGATCCGGTTCGCTGGGATACCGAGATGGTTTCGGAACGACCAGAAGTGTGAAAAAGGTTTACCTTTGA